In Methylomonas sp. ZR1, one DNA window encodes the following:
- a CDS encoding type II toxin-antitoxin system Phd/YefM family antitoxin — translation MKLSENIKPISYLKANAAEVIEKLKTDHQPMVITQNGEAAMVVQSVADYEQTQETLALLKMLAQSQQALAEGKTVSSAEAFSRLRKRRGLA, via the coding sequence ATGAAACTATCCGAAAATATAAAACCCATCAGTTACTTAAAAGCCAACGCCGCCGAGGTGATCGAAAAATTGAAAACCGATCACCAGCCTATGGTCATCACCCAAAACGGCGAGGCGGCGATGGTGGTTCAGTCGGTAGCCGATTACGAGCAAACTCAGGAAACCCTGGCCTTGCTGAAAATGTTGGCGCAAAGTCAGCAAGCGCTAGCGGAAGGCAAAACGGTGTCCAGCGCAGAGGCGTTTAGTCGTTTACGTAAGCGGCGCGGTTTGGCATGA
- a CDS encoding chromate resistance protein ChrB domain-containing protein: MKKWYLLITSLPTENATARMRIWRSLKASGAAVLRDGVYLMPDRADCLETFESLALEVKASGGTALVLKTDEPASESFIALFDRSADYASLLADISKLSSDLVIDSAQDQLKQVRKLRKAFTSLAAIDFFPGEAQQQTDTALRQLELAIARLLSPDEPHPAEGTIATLSIADFQGKTWATRQRPWVDRLACAWLIRRFIDPQAHLLWLPSPDACPNDAMGFDFDGARFSHIDGRVTFEVLLASFDLETPALKRLGSLVHFLDVGGVQPPEAVGIESVLAGLRDAIADDDQLLAVASAVFDSLLVTFEKGVNNS, encoded by the coding sequence ATGAAAAAATGGTATCTACTGATAACAAGCCTGCCCACAGAGAACGCTACCGCCCGGATGCGCATTTGGCGATCCCTGAAAGCGTCCGGCGCTGCCGTGCTGCGTGATGGCGTCTACTTGATGCCGGATCGAGCGGATTGCCTGGAAACCTTCGAAAGCCTAGCCTTAGAGGTCAAGGCATCGGGTGGCACAGCCTTAGTGTTGAAAACCGACGAGCCGGCATCTGAAAGTTTCATTGCGCTCTTTGACCGCAGTGCAGATTACGCTTCGTTATTGGCCGATATTTCCAAGTTGAGCTCTGATTTGGTAATTGATTCCGCGCAAGACCAACTCAAACAAGTCCGCAAACTGCGCAAAGCATTTACCAGTCTTGCTGCCATCGACTTTTTTCCGGGCGAAGCGCAGCAACAAACTGACACGGCTTTACGTCAGCTTGAATTGGCTATCGCCCGTTTGTTATCGCCCGACGAACCCCATCCCGCCGAGGGAACTATCGCCACGTTATCGATTGCCGACTTTCAAGGTAAAACCTGGGCAACTCGGCAACGTCCCTGGGTGGATAGGCTAGCCTGCGCCTGGTTGATTCGTCGGTTTATTGACCCGCAGGCGCATCTGCTTTGGCTGCCTTCGCCCGATGCTTGTCCCAACGACGCTATGGGTTTCGATTTCGACGGCGCGCGCTTCAGTCATATCGATGGCCGTGTCACGTTTGAAGTGCTGCTCGCCAGTTTTGACTTGGAAACACCGGCCCTCAAGCGTTTAGGAAGCCTGGTGCATTTTCTGGATGTCGGTGGCGTACAACCGCCGGAAGCGGTGGGTATCGAAAGCGTGCTGGCTGGCTTGCGCGATGCCATCGCCGACGACGATCAATTATTGGCGGTGGCCAGCGCGGTATTTGACAGCTTGCTGGTGACCTTCGAAAAAGGAGTGAACAATTCATGA
- the cas2e gene encoding type I-E CRISPR-associated endoribonuclease Cas2e: MLVIVVENVPPRLRGRLAVWLIEIRAGVYVGDLSAKVRDMIWSQVEQGLEEGNAVMAWSTNTESGFDFMTLGKNRRLPVELDGLKLVSFFPPEEADLSPSPSGRGAG, encoded by the coding sequence ATGTTGGTCATCGTAGTTGAAAACGTCCCGCCCAGGTTGCGCGGGCGTTTGGCGGTATGGTTGATCGAAATTCGCGCCGGGGTTTACGTCGGCGACTTGTCGGCCAAGGTACGGGACATGATCTGGTCGCAAGTCGAGCAGGGCTTGGAGGAGGGCAACGCCGTGATGGCCTGGTCCACCAATACCGAATCCGGTTTTGATTTTATGACTTTAGGAAAGAATAGACGGCTACCGGTAGAGCTTGACGGCTTGAAACTGGTGTCGTTTTTTCCGCCGGAAGAGGCCGATTTGTCTCCCTCGCCCTCCGGGCGAGGGGCGGGGTGA
- a CDS encoding chromate resistance protein ChrB domain-containing protein translates to MKWITRERPKIDRIACPWLIARFIDAEAEFLYVLGDQVFQIAEETGAIPYDIPGAELSHVDELCSFDAFLNHYQLDDPALKQLAAIVRGADTSKLDLTPQSSGLYAISLGLSHVFKDDLEMLAHGMVMYDALFAWCQHCQAETHNWPPELTLTSKP, encoded by the coding sequence ATGAAGTGGATTACCCGTGAACGGCCCAAAATTGACCGCATCGCTTGTCCCTGGCTGATTGCCCGATTTATCGATGCCGAGGCGGAATTTCTCTATGTGCTTGGTGATCAGGTTTTCCAAATCGCCGAAGAAACAGGTGCCATTCCTTATGACATTCCTGGTGCGGAACTCAGTCATGTCGATGAGTTATGCAGTTTCGATGCCTTTTTGAACCACTATCAGCTCGACGATCCGGCCTTAAAACAATTAGCGGCCATTGTACGTGGGGCTGATACATCGAAATTGGATTTGACACCGCAATCTTCGGGTTTGTATGCCATCTCTTTGGGGCTATCACACGTTTTTAAAGATGATCTGGAAATGCTTGCACATGGAATGGTCATGTACGATGCGCTATTCGCTTGGTGCCAACATTGCCAAGCTGAAACGCACAATTGGCCGCCCGAATTGACGCTTACTAGCAAGCCATAA
- a CDS encoding type I-E CRISPR-associated protein Cas6/Cse3/CasE — MQIIFRQTLFTGLGRAKAFGCGLLMVWRL, encoded by the coding sequence ATGCAAATCATCTTCCGCCAAACCCTATTCACCGGCCTGGGTCGGGCCAAGGCATTTGGTTGTGGTTTGCTGATGGTGTGGCGGCTATAA
- a CDS encoding type II toxin-antitoxin system RelE/ParE family toxin: MSVPVRLTEPALADLLAINDYFLLEVSEKGAAKIIDALEAAVNSLANLNERGTVPKELLGLGIRQYRQIIVKPYRIIYQRMPKQVVVHAILDGRRDMQTLLTQRLIGAL; the protein is encoded by the coding sequence ATGAGTGTACCGGTACGGTTGACCGAACCGGCCTTGGCCGATTTACTGGCCATCAATGATTATTTCTTGCTGGAAGTCAGCGAAAAGGGGGCGGCAAAAATCATCGATGCACTCGAAGCGGCCGTTAATAGTCTTGCCAATTTGAACGAGCGTGGAACCGTACCTAAAGAGTTACTGGGTTTGGGCATTCGCCAATATCGACAAATCATTGTAAAACCCTATCGCATCATCTATCAACGCATGCCTAAACAAGTGGTCGTTCATGCCATTCTGGATGGGCGCCGCGATATGCAAACGCTGTTAACCCAGCGATTGATCGGCGCTCTCTAG
- a CDS encoding J domain-containing protein, with amino-acid sequence MDIDEHRNVYITEIKLPEDDQHIKSLADCYLILGLTADAIPIDIKAAYKKKISEYHPDRVGVFGEKIKQLAEEETRQINAAYAMLQEQGMV; translated from the coding sequence TTGGATATCGACGAACATCGCAATGTGTATATAACCGAAATAAAACTGCCTGAAGACGATCAACACATCAAATCGTTAGCGGATTGTTATTTAATTCTCGGTCTAACTGCCGATGCCATACCGATAGACATCAAAGCAGCATACAAAAAGAAAATTTCCGAATACCACCCGGACCGAGTCGGCGTGTTTGGCGAAAAAATCAAACAACTCGCCGAGGAAGAAACCCGGCAAATCAACGCCGCCTACGCCATGCTGCAAGAGCAGGGCATGGTGTGA
- the cas1e gene encoding type I-E CRISPR-associated endonuclease Cas1e, protein MLPPLKPIAMKERVSLVFIEKGQIDVKDGAFVVIDETGIRTHIPVGSIACIMLEPGTRVSHHAAALAARAGTLLVWVGEAGVRLYAAGQPGGARSDRLLYQAKLALDDAARLKVVRKMYEIRFGEKPPERRSVEQLRGIEGARVRKLYQLLAKQAGVDWKGRNYDYTAWDNSDTANRCLSAATACLYGICEAAVLAAGYAPAIGFIHTGKPLSFVYDIADLFKFDDIVPHAFKIAAKNYSNPEREVRLMCRDVFRQSKILRKIIPTIEEVLAAGELEIPKPAEENIAPAIPNAEGIGDVGHRS, encoded by the coding sequence ATGCTCCCACCCCTAAAACCCATCGCCATGAAAGAACGTGTCTCGCTGGTCTTTATCGAAAAAGGCCAGATAGATGTCAAGGACGGCGCCTTTGTCGTCATCGACGAAACCGGGATCCGCACCCACATCCCGGTCGGTTCGATCGCCTGCATCATGCTGGAACCCGGCACCCGCGTCTCCCATCACGCCGCCGCGCTGGCGGCCCGAGCAGGGACGTTGCTGGTTTGGGTCGGCGAGGCCGGCGTCAGGCTGTATGCCGCCGGTCAGCCGGGCGGCGCGCGTTCCGACCGCTTGTTGTATCAAGCCAAACTGGCGCTGGATGACGCCGCGCGCTTGAAGGTGGTACGCAAGATGTACGAAATCCGTTTCGGCGAAAAGCCGCCCGAGCGCCGTAGCGTCGAACAATTGCGCGGCATCGAAGGCGCCAGAGTCAGGAAGTTGTACCAGTTGCTGGCCAAGCAGGCCGGCGTGGACTGGAAGGGCCGCAATTACGACTATACGGCGTGGGACAACAGCGACACCGCCAACCGCTGTCTCAGTGCCGCCACCGCCTGCCTATACGGCATCTGCGAAGCGGCCGTGCTGGCCGCCGGTTACGCGCCGGCCATCGGCTTTATCCATACCGGCAAGCCGTTGTCTTTCGTTTACGACATCGCCGACCTGTTCAAATTCGACGACATCGTCCCGCATGCCTTCAAAATCGCCGCCAAAAACTACTCCAACCCGGAACGCGAAGTGCGGCTGATGTGCCGCGACGTGTTTCGTCAATCCAAAATCCTGCGCAAGATCATCCCCACCATCGAAGAAGTGCTGGCGGCCGGCGAACTGGAAATTCCCAAACCGGCCGAGGAAAACATCGCCCCGGCCATTCCCAATGCGGAGGGCATCGGCGATGTTGGTCATCGTAGTTGA
- the chrA gene encoding chromate efflux transporter, which translates to MTQPDKRSPDNQQNRPDPVGFWQAFRFWLKLGFISFGGPAGQIAIMHQELVERRRWISEQRFLHALNYCMLLPGPEAQQLATYIGWLMHRSIGGIVAGGLFVLPSLLILIGLSWLYLAYGHVTAVAGVLYGIKPAVTAIVLFAAYRIGSRALKNGLLWAMAALAFLAIFLLNAPFPLIVLIAAMLGAVGGKWLPGKFALGGGHGAGKQSYGPALIDDDTPTPTHALFSWSGLIKVIVVGLILWGAVIGWLCTEYGWHDALTQMGWFFTKAALLTFGGAYAVLPYVYQGAVEHFHWLTPQQMIDGLALGETTPGPLIMVVTFVGFVAGWSQQVFGDEHLLLAGAVAATVVTYFTFLPSFLFILAGGPIVESTHGNLKFTAPLTGITAAVVGVILNLAVFFAWHVFWPQGFSGVFDAFSALISLCAFWALFRYKVNVIPVIMACGITGLLFHFVKIWLAQQGVVL; encoded by the coding sequence ATGACACAACCAGATAAACGGTCTCCCGATAATCAACAAAACCGGCCTGACCCCGTTGGTTTTTGGCAAGCTTTCCGCTTCTGGCTGAAACTGGGCTTTATCAGCTTTGGCGGCCCCGCAGGACAAATCGCCATCATGCATCAGGAATTGGTGGAGCGCCGCCGCTGGATTTCTGAGCAACGTTTTCTACATGCTTTGAATTACTGCATGTTGTTGCCGGGGCCGGAAGCCCAGCAATTGGCTACCTATATAGGTTGGTTAATGCACCGTAGTATTGGCGGTATTGTCGCCGGCGGCTTGTTTGTGTTGCCGTCGCTGTTGATTCTGATTGGTTTGAGCTGGCTATATCTGGCGTATGGTCATGTCACGGCGGTGGCCGGTGTGTTGTATGGCATCAAACCCGCAGTCACGGCGATCGTGTTGTTTGCCGCCTATCGCATTGGCTCGCGCGCTTTGAAAAATGGGCTGTTGTGGGCCATGGCGGCCTTGGCGTTTTTAGCCATCTTCTTACTGAATGCGCCGTTTCCGTTGATTGTGCTGATTGCCGCCATGCTGGGAGCCGTGGGTGGCAAATGGTTGCCGGGCAAATTTGCGCTAGGCGGCGGTCATGGTGCAGGCAAGCAGAGTTATGGGCCGGCGTTGATCGATGACGATACGCCGACACCAACCCATGCGCTGTTTTCCTGGTCCGGCCTAATCAAAGTAATCGTCGTCGGGTTAATTTTATGGGGTGCTGTCATCGGCTGGTTATGTACCGAGTACGGCTGGCACGACGCATTGACGCAAATGGGCTGGTTTTTCACCAAGGCCGCCTTGCTGACTTTTGGCGGCGCGTATGCGGTGTTGCCTTATGTCTATCAAGGTGCGGTCGAACATTTCCACTGGCTGACGCCGCAGCAAATGATCGATGGCCTGGCGCTCGGCGAAACCACGCCCGGCCCTTTGATCATGGTGGTGACTTTCGTTGGCTTTGTCGCAGGATGGAGCCAGCAAGTGTTCGGCGACGAGCACTTGCTGCTGGCGGGTGCGGTGGCGGCAACCGTGGTGACCTACTTCACCTTCCTGCCCAGTTTTTTGTTCATCCTGGCCGGTGGTCCGATCGTGGAATCGACCCACGGCAACCTGAAATTCACCGCGCCGTTGACCGGCATTACCGCTGCCGTGGTCGGCGTCATCCTGAATCTGGCGGTTTTTTTTGCCTGGCACGTATTCTGGCCACAAGGATTCTCAGGAGTTTTTGATGCGTTTTCGGCACTCATCAGTCTATGTGCATTCTGGGCACTGTTCCGTTACAAGGTGAATGTCATTCCCGTGATTATGGCCTGCGGCATCACGGGCTTATTGTTCCATTTCGTCAAAATCTGGCTTGCCCAGCAAGGAGTCGTTTTATGA
- the cas6e gene encoding type I-E CRISPR-associated protein Cas6/Cse3/CasE, with protein MKPAIRFRLRANPIKTIKDSSKGTVEKQGKTFTKTVRVPLLHEEQQQAWLERKLQDFALLETLILQPEPVTYFRKAKEGRSGKIQTVLFDGILTVTDPAEFEAQVMQGIGPAKAFGCGLLSIARV; from the coding sequence ATGAAACCGGCGATACGCTTTCGGTTGCGTGCCAATCCGATCAAAACTATCAAAGACAGCAGCAAAGGTACGGTCGAAAAACAGGGCAAGACCTTTACCAAAACCGTCCGTGTGCCGTTGTTGCATGAAGAGCAACAACAAGCCTGGTTGGAACGTAAGCTTCAGGATTTTGCTCTGTTGGAAACTTTGATCCTCCAACCTGAACCGGTGACGTATTTTCGCAAAGCCAAGGAAGGTCGTAGTGGCAAAATTCAAACAGTGTTGTTCGACGGTATCCTGACAGTCACTGATCCGGCGGAATTTGAAGCGCAAGTGATGCAAGGCATAGGCCCCGCCAAAGCCTTCGGCTGCGGTCTACTATCGATTGCCAGAGTGTGA
- a CDS encoding DUF805 domain-containing protein — protein MQANSGYRGPMANGRGMTFTESVSGCFAKAFVFTGRASRAEYWWFALFTLLVSMMAGIIDQSSYGEPATVTAITNLVILFPSLAVNIRRLHDTGHSGWWYLIILTIIGIIPYFIWMVSKGDDRANEYGAPPV, from the coding sequence ATGCAAGCGAATAGCGGCTATCGCGGGCCAATGGCTAACGGACGGGGTATGACGTTTACCGAATCGGTGTCCGGCTGTTTTGCAAAGGCATTTGTTTTTACAGGTAGAGCATCACGCGCTGAATACTGGTGGTTTGCGCTTTTCACGTTATTGGTATCGATGATGGCGGGAATCATCGATCAATCGTCCTACGGCGAGCCGGCAACCGTTACGGCGATCACCAATTTGGTAATTCTATTTCCGTCGCTGGCTGTTAATATCCGCCGATTACACGATACCGGGCATAGCGGCTGGTGGTATCTGATTATTCTGACCATCATCGGCATCATTCCGTATTTCATCTGGATGGTGTCAAAAGGCGATGACCGAGCAAACGAGTATGGGGCGCCACCTGTTTAA
- a CDS encoding DUF1259 domain-containing protein produces MKRLHQFSVLPLLMAPLLVGNAVAQESSQHAVAVSLDTAKIELLTGAKGKLDSAENVFRVAVPRSDLAVSVAGVKMTAATGFTSWASFTPTGDKTMVMGDMVLAEDQINPVMSTALDNGIEVTALHNHFLWDTPKVMFMHIGGMGDVDALAIGIGKVFTKIQETSSTKPKSKPKAFDAAKTSLDPKPLEQILGVPLEKAGEVYKVTIGRTTQMDGHSVGKTMGVNTWAVFAGSDDKAIVEGDFAVLEAELQGVLKSLRGSGIAITTIHNHMVGESPRIVFLHYWGEGRANDLAKAFKTALELQAKN; encoded by the coding sequence ATGAAACGCTTACATCAATTTTCCGTTTTACCGTTGCTCATGGCACCTCTACTGGTGGGAAACGCTGTCGCTCAGGAGTCCAGTCAACATGCGGTAGCCGTATCGTTGGATACCGCTAAAATCGAACTACTCACCGGCGCCAAAGGCAAACTGGATAGCGCCGAAAATGTGTTTCGAGTGGCTGTGCCGCGTAGCGATCTCGCTGTCAGCGTAGCCGGAGTCAAAATGACGGCCGCCACCGGTTTCACATCATGGGCCAGCTTTACGCCGACAGGCGATAAAACCATGGTCATGGGCGACATGGTGTTGGCGGAAGACCAGATCAATCCGGTGATGAGTACCGCACTGGACAATGGCATCGAAGTAACGGCCTTACATAACCATTTTCTGTGGGATACGCCCAAAGTGATGTTCATGCACATCGGCGGTATGGGCGATGTCGATGCCTTGGCAATCGGCATTGGCAAAGTCTTTACCAAAATTCAGGAAACCAGTAGCACTAAACCGAAAAGCAAGCCCAAAGCATTCGATGCCGCCAAAACCTCGCTCGATCCCAAACCACTCGAACAAATCCTTGGCGTCCCGCTCGAAAAGGCCGGAGAAGTTTATAAGGTAACGATAGGCCGCACCACACAAATGGATGGGCATAGCGTCGGCAAAACCATGGGCGTCAACACCTGGGCGGTATTCGCGGGCAGTGACGACAAAGCGATTGTTGAAGGCGACTTCGCTGTGTTGGAAGCCGAACTGCAAGGCGTCTTGAAGTCATTGCGGGGTTCTGGCATTGCCATTACCACGATCCATAATCACATGGTGGGTGAATCGCCCAGAATCGTCTTCCTGCACTATTGGGGCGAAGGCCGAGCCAACGATTTGGCGAAAGCCTTTAAAACCGCTTTGGAATTACAAGCCAAAAACTGA